The Paramixta manurensis region CGTCGTGAGGCTAACCGATAGGCAAAATGGCGGATACCGTTGCCAACCTGCTCACCGCGCCAGTAGAGCAGCACGCTAAATAACAACATCAAGCCAAGATGCATTAAAAAGCGACCAAAATGTCCGGCCTGTGCAACAAAAAAGCCCGTTGTGCGACCCACATACGGTTGTACTTTGCTCATCAGCGCCGCACCGCCGCCGGCCACCAGTTTATGGTAGCTGGCATAGGCCTTTTCGCCGATCATTGGAATATCGTTCAGCCAGGTTAACTGCGGCAACTGCATATGACCAGAGGTCACCCAAGCGATAACCGGTGCGCTGTTTTCCAGCAGGCTATTAACCAGCAGTGCGATGGGGATGATGAACAGTAACAGCAGTATCAGCGTCATGGCGATCACCGCCAACGAACGGCGCCCCCATAGCCATGACTGGAGTTTGATCATCAACGGCCAAGTGGCAATTACCACCATACTGGCCCAGGCAAAACCGAGGATAAACGGTTGAACCACCCAAAAACACGCGACAATCATGATGGTGATGAACATCAGAGAGAAAAGCATTTGTGGTAAGTCCATACCACGTTGCAGGTTTTTCATACGAAAATTGATACCTCAAATTATTCCTTCATGGTGCATACCTGTAGACGCAAGCCTACTTTACTAATAATGATGCATTTATCACTTTTACGACAGTAGTCGCACGCAGAAACGAAAAAACCACCGTCCGCTTAGGTGAAATACGGCAGGAAATAAAAAAATGTGATACAACGAGTTAGTCACTAAAAACAGCAACTGCAAACGATTCACACAACATTTGGTCACCCGATAATGATCCCACAGATTTCTCAGGCGCCGGGCCTCGTTCAACTGGTGCTGACATTTTTGGATACGCTAAAGCAACAGGGTTTTACCGGCGACACCGCCACCAGTTATGCCGACCGCCTCACCATGTCCACCGATAACAGCATTTATCAACTGCTGCCGGATGCGGTTATCTTCCCGCGTTCAACCGCCGATGTCGCATTGATTGCGCGCCTGGCCGGTGAAGAGCGTTTTACCAGCCTGATTTTTACTCCACGCGGAGGTGGCACCGGGACTAATGGTCAGTCGCTGAATCAGGGCATTGTGGTTGATATGTCGCGCTATATGAACCGTATTCTGGAAATTAATCCTGAGCAGGGATGGGTGCGGGTTGAAGCGGGGGTGATTAAAGATCAACTGAATGCCTGGTTAAAACCTTACGGCTATTTTTTCTCTCCGGAGCTTTCTACCAGTAACCGGGCCACCTTAGGCGGCATGATCAATACCGACGCCTCGGGTCAGGGGTCGTTGGTATATGGTAAAACATCGGACCATGTCCTGGGTCTACGCGCCGTGTTGCTGGGCGGCGATATGCTTGATACCCGCGCGATGCCGGTCTCGCTGGCGGAACAACTGGCGCAAGAGAAGACCCCGGAAGGGAATATTTATCGCACGGTGTTAAATCGCTGTCGCGAGCAACGCGCACTCATCGTCGAGAAGTTTCCAAAACTTAACCGCTTCCTGACCGGCTACGATCTGCGCCATGTCCTCAGCGATGATCTACAAACCTTCGATTTGACGCGTATCTTGTGCGGCGCAGAGGGAACGCTGGCGTTTATTACCGAGGCGCGGTTGGATATTACGCCGTTGCCGAAGGTGCGTCGTCTGGTCAACATTAAGTATGACTCGTTCGATTCGGCGCTGCGTAATGCGCCATTCATGGTTGCCGCGCAAGCGCTGTCAGTCGAAACGGTGGATTCAAAAGTGCTGAACCTGGCGCGTGAAGACATCGTCTGGCACTCGGTACGTGAATTGATTACGGATGTGCCTGATCAAGAGATGTTAGGGCTGAATATTGTCGAGTTTGCCGGCGATGATGAGGCACTGATCAACGGGCAAATTGACACGTTATGCCAGCGCCTCGATGAATTAATGGCGGCGCGCGAAGGCGGCGTGATTGGCTGGCAACTGTGTGATGATTTGAGCGGCATTGAGCGTATCTACGCGATGCGTAAAAAGGCGGTCGGCCTGTTGGGGAATGCCAAAGGGCGTGCCAAACCGATTCCGTTTGTTGAGGATACCGCCGTGCCGCCGCACAACCTGGCGGATTATATTGCTGAATTTCGCGCCTTGCTGGATCAACATGGGCTCGACTATGGCATGTTTGGTCATGTTGATGCGGGCGTATTACATGTGCGTCCGGCGCTGGATATGTGCGATCCGCAACAAGAGTTGTTGATGAAGCAGATTTCAGATGAGGTCGTGGCCTTGACGGCGCGTTATGGCGGTCTGTTGTGGGGCGAGCATGGAAAAGGCTTCCGCGCGCAATACAGTCCAGCCTTCTTTGGTGAAACACTGTATAACGAATTACGCCATATTAAAGCCGCGTTCGATCCGGCTAACCGGCTCAATCCCGGAAAAATTTGCGCGCCATATGGGGTTGATGACCCAATGCTGCAAGTGGATGCGGTGAAACGCGGTACTTTTGACCGGCAAATTCCGCTTACCGTGCGCAGCGAGTGGCGTGGCGCCATGGAGTGTAACGGCAATGGCCTGTGCTTCAATTTCGATACGCGCAGCCCAATGTGTCCATCGATGAAGATTACCCGTGATCGTATTCACTCACCGAAAGGCCGCGCGACGCTCACCCGTGAATGGCTACGTCTGCTGGCGGAAAAGGGCGTCGATCCACAACAGTTGGAGCAGCAGTTGCCGGAATCGGGCGTCAGCCTACGCGGTCTGATTGCCCGCACGCGCAACAGTTGGCATGCCAAAAAAGGCGAATACGATTTCTCGCATGAGGTGAAAGAGGCCATGTCCGGTTGCCTCGCCTGTAAAGCCTGTTCAACGCAATGCCCGATAAAAATTGATGTGCCGGGCTTCCGTTCGCGTTTCCTGCAGCTTTATCACACCCGTTATTTGCGTCCGCTGAGCGATCATTTGGTTGCCAGTGTGGAAAGTTATGCGCCGTTGATGGCGCGAGCGCCAAAAACCTTTAATTTCTTCCTAAAACAGCCGTGGCTGCGTGAGCTAAGTAAAAAACATGTCGGCATGGTCGACCTGCCACTGCTCTCCTCACCGACGCTTAAACAGCAGTTAGCGGGGCATCAGGCGACCACGGTTACGCTGGAAAAACTGGAGCTATTCAGTCCGCAACAGCGCGAAAAAACCGTACTGGTGGTACAAGATCCGTTTACCAGCTATTACGAAGCACAGTTAGTGGCCGATTTTGTTCGGCTGATTGAAAAACTGGGCTATCGCCCGGTGGTATTGCCCTTTTCCCCCAACGGCAAAGCGCAGCATATTAAAGGCTTTTTACAACGTTTTGCGCGCACCGCACAGAAAACGGCGGATTTTCTTAGCCGGGTGGCAAAATTGGGGATGCCGCTGGTGGGCGTCGATCCGGCATTAGTGCTGTGCTACCGCGACGAATATCGCCAGACGTTGGGTGAATCGCGCGGTGAGTTTCACGTTGAGCTAGTGCATGAGTGGTTACAAAAGGCGTTGGCAACGCGTGAAGTACAGCCGACCAGTGGCGAAGCCTGGTATCTGTTTGGTCACTGTACCGAAGTGACGGCGCTGCCATCGGCACCGAAGCAGTGGGAAACCATTTTTGCCCGTTTTGGCGCCCGGCTGGAAAACGTCAATGTTGGCTGTTGTGGGATGGCAGGCACTTACGGGCATGAACGTAAGAATCTGGAAAACTCTCTCGGCATTTATGAGCTGTCCTGGCATCCGCAATTACAAAAATTGCCGCGACAGCGCTGTTTGGCGACCGGTTACTCCTGCCGTAGCCAGGTCAAACGGATTGAAGGAAACGGCATGCGCCATCCCTTACAGGCTCTACTGGAGATCATTTGATGGCAATCTGGAAACGACCGGCGTCGCTTGAACAACTCAATCAAGGGAGCCTGGGATGTATGGTGGAACACGTAGGGATTCGTTTTACCGTGCTGCACGATGATGGGCTGGAGGCGACGATGCCGGTCGATAGTCGCACCCGACAACCGTTTGGTCTATTGCACGGTGGCGCATCGGTGGTATTAGCGGAAAGCCTTGGCTCAATGGCGGGCTATTTGTGTACCACCGGGGAGGATTACGTGGTAGGGCTCGAGATTAACGCTAACCACGTTCGCGCCGCGCGTGAAGGTGAAGTCCGCGGCGTTTGCCGGGCGCTGCATTTGGGACGCTCGCACCAAGTCTGGCAAATTGACATTTTCGACCGCGAGAACCGCCTCTGCTGCACCTCACGTCTCACCACCGCTGTGATGTATGCTGACGATAACGCATTTCGGCGGCGTTAAAACATCCAGGCGGCGCGCTTAACAAAATCACTCTGTAGCGCGGTGGCTTTCTCCCAGTCACCGCACAAAGTAAGATGGTGGCAGAGTTGTGTCAGTGAATGTCGCGCCAGTTGCCAAGCCTGCATACGGAAAAGTTTATCCCGCTCGGCGTTCCCCAACTCCTGTAGCAGACGATGATGCAATTTCCCCAACGCGTGTAGATAACTCTGGTCATCACCATTGAGTTGACATAATTCGGCCATATCTAAACAGGTATCATTAAATTTGCGTAATTGTGTCAGTGAACAATCAGGGCGATTTAGCCTGGCCTGGGCCATATAAAAATCAACGGTAATATCGCGTACGGAAAATTTATAGTCATCAATTTTGCCTTGCAGCCAGGCGTTAACCGAAACGTTCATCGTACTACCTATTTTTGTGCTAATGAGAATCATTATCATAGTGTAATTGACGCATTATTCAATCCACTGGCGCGGCAAATTTATCGATTAATGCTGCCTGTCAGTAAAATCGGTATTAACAATCCTCAGGTCTTACTTTCGGCGTAAAATGATTATTATTAGTATTTAGCGTAACGGCATTAAAAATTAGTTATTGATATTAAACACTATTTTATCATGACAAGACGAAAGCCAGAGCAGGCAGCAATCCGCTCATGAGGGTCTATCCTTAGTAAACAGGTACCAAAAAAGCTATTTTAGGCTTATCCCTGCAAAACAAGAGGTTGAAGTGATAATCGTTATCACTAACATAGGGGTATTAGCCTAAAGAGGCTACGCATCGCGAGGTATGAAATTATGCAATCTGCAAATCCTGCATCCTTCTCACCGGATGACTTTGTCTGGAAAGGACTTACGCTTACCGATAGCGCAGCGCAACAGATCATTGCGCTAGCGGCGGACGATCCTCACGTCAAAGGATTAAAACTCGGTGTGAAACAGTCTGGCTGCGCGGGCTTTGGTTATACAATGGAACTGGTAAAAGAACCGGCCAGCGATGACCTACAATTTATCCATAAGGGCGCCACACTGTTTGTTCCGCTACAGGCCATGCCGTTTATCGACGGGACGCAAGTCGACTTTGTGCGTGAAGGCCTGAATCAGATTTTTAAATTTAATAACCCTAAAGCTCAACACGCCTGCGGCTGTGGTGAGAGCTTTGGCGTAGAGTAACCATCGTTATGTCTCGAAACACTGAAGCATCTGATGATGTACAAATCTGGGAAGGCGGCCGTCAGAATTACAAAGAGGGCTTCTTTACCCAACTGCAAACCGATGAGCTGGCCCACGGAATTAATGAAGAAGTGGTGCGGGCAATCTCGGCGAAGCGTAATGAACCTGAATGGATGCTTGAGTTCCGTCTGAAAGCCTATGAAGCGTGGCTGCAAATGGAAGAGCCGCACTGGCTAAAAGCGAATTACAAATCGCTTAACTATCAAGATTACAGCTACTATTCCGCGCCTTCCTGCGGCAATTGTGATGATAGTTGCGCCTCCGAACCCGGCGCCATGCAGGCATCGGGCGGTCAGGCCGCCAGTAGCTACCTGACGCAAGAAGTTGAAAATGCCTTTAACCAGCTTGGCGTGCCGGTACGAGAAGGGAGAGAAGTGGCGGTCGATGCCATTTTTGATTCGGTATCGGTTGCGACCACCTATCGCCATAAATTGGCTGAACAAGGCATTATTTTCTGCTCGTTTGGCGAAGCCATTCAAGACCACCCGGAGTTGGTGAAAAAGTACCTCGGTACCGTGGTGCCGCATAATGATAACTTCTTTGCCGCGCTCAACTCCGCCGTGGCGTCAGATGGTACCTTTGTCTATATCCCGAAAGGGGTACGTTGCCCGATGGAGTTGTCGACCTATTTCCGCATCAATGCGGCGAAGACCGGCCAGTTTGAACGTACCATTCTGGTGGCGGATGAAGATAGCTACGTCAGCTACATCGAAGGGTGTTCAGCGCCAGTGCGTGATAGCTATCAGTTACATGCCGCGGTCGTGGAAGTTATCATCCATAAAAATGCCGAAGTGAAATATTCCACGGTACAGAACTGGTTCCCCGGCGGCGAAAGTGAGGGCGGTATCCTTAACTTTGTTACCAAGCGCGCGTTATGCGAGGGTGAAAACAGCAAAATGTCGTGGACTCAGTCAGAAACCGGTTCGGCAATTACCTGGAAATATCCCAGCGTGATTCTGCGCGGCGACAATTCGATTGGTGAGTTCTTCTCAGTGGCGCTGACCAGCGGCCGCCAGCAGGCGGATACCGGCACCAAAATGATCCACATTGGTAAAAACACCAAGTCGACCATTATCTCGAAAGGGATCTCGGCCGGGAAAAGCCAAAATACCTATCGCGGTTTAGTCAAGATCATGCCAACGGCAACCAATGCCCGCAACTTTACCCAGTGTGATTCAATGCTGATTGGGCCGGATTGCGGCGCGCATACTTTCCCTTATGTGGAAGCGCGCAACAATACTGCGCAGCTAGAACATGAGGCAACCACTTCACGTATTGGTGAAGACCAGTTGTTTTACTGTCTACAACGCGGCATCAGCGAAGATGATGCTATCTCAATGATCGTTAACGGTTTCTGTAAGGATGTATTCTCCGAGCTGCCGCTGGAGTTTGCCGTTGAAGCACAAAAATTATTGGCCATTAGTCTGGAGCACAGCGTCGGCTAAGCCGCGCTGAACAATGCGGAGTTGCCTAACGGCAAGCTGAAGGAAATTTTATGTTAAGTATTAAAGATTTACAGGTAAGCATTGAAGACAAGGCCATCTTGCGCGGGCTGGACCTGGAGGTTAAGCCCGGCGAAGTACACGCTATTATGGGGCCAAACGGCTCCGGCAAAAGTACCTTGTCCGCTACGCTTGCCGGGCGTGAAGAATATGAAGTCACAGGCGGCTCGGTTCATTTTAAAGGTAAAGACTTGCTGGAACTTTCGCCGGAAGACCGGGCGGGAGAAGGCATCTTTATGGCTTTCCAGTATCCGGTAGAGATTCCGGGCGTCAGCAACCAGTTTTTCCTACAGACCGCCGTTAACGCGGTACGCAAATATCGTGAGCAGGAAACACTTGATCGCTTTGATTTTCAGGACTTTATCGAAGAAAAAATCCACCTACTGAAAATGCCGGAAGATTTGCTGACTCGCTCGGTCAACGTTGGCTTCTCCGGTGGCGAAAAGAAACGTAACGATATTCTGCAAATGGCGGCGCTGGAACCGGAATTATGTATCCTTGATGAAACCGACTCCGGTTTGGATATTGATGCGCTAAAAATTGTCGCGAACGGCGTTAATTCGCTGCGTGACGGAAAGCGGGCTTTTATCATCGTCACCCACTACCAGCGTATTCTTGACTATATCAAGCCGGATTATGTGCATGTGCTGTATCAGGGCAAGATCGTGAAATCCGGTGATTTTACGCTGGTGAAACAGTTGGAGGAGCAAGGCTATGGCTGGCTTACCGACCAAGAGTGATAACGCGCTGCAGCGTTGGCATCACCTGTTTGAATCGCACGGTAGAAAACGTTCGTTACAGGCGCAGCAGCACTGGCAACAGCTAATGCGGCTCGGCTTGCCAACCCGTAAGCAAGAGAACTGGAAATATACGCCGCTGGATACGTTACTGGGCGAAAATTTTGTACTGCCCGAGGCCACGCAGGTGACTGAGGCGGATGTCGCCGCGTTGGCCTTGCCGCTGGATGCTGTTCGTTTGGTGTTTATCGACGGTCAGTTTAACGCCGCTTTGAGCGATAGCGCACACGGTAACTATCAGATTGAGATTTCCCATGCGGCGGAGCGGCGTGATTTTGAGGCGCCGGTACAACCGGAGGTCTTCTTGCATCTGACCGAAAGCCTGGCTGAAGAGGCGACAACGATTCGGCTGCCGCGCGGCAAAGTAGCCGAGCGTCCGCTGTACTTGCTGCATATTAGTAGCGCCAGCGCGCCGGATGAGATGAATACGATGCATTATCGTCACCATCTGGATGTTGAAGAGGGCGCTGATGCGCGAGTGATTGAAC contains the following coding sequences:
- the ydiK gene encoding AI-2E family transporter YdiK codes for the protein MKNLQRGMDLPQMLFSLMFITIMIVACFWVVQPFILGFAWASMVVIATWPLMIKLQSWLWGRRSLAVIAMTLILLLLFIIPIALLVNSLLENSAPVIAWVTSGHMQLPQLTWLNDIPMIGEKAYASYHKLVAGGGAALMSKVQPYVGRTTGFFVAQAGHFGRFLMHLGLMLLFSVLLYWRGEQVGNGIRHFAYRLASRRGDAAVLLAGQAIRAVALGVVVTALVQGVLGGIGLAISGIPYATLLTVLMILCCLAQLGPLLVLVPAIIWLYWSGDTTWGTVLLIWSCVVGTLDNVLRPMLIRMGADLPMILILSGVIGGLIAFGMIGLFIGPVVLAVSYRLVSVWVHEAPAPDEDPEEVVEELDAAEHVVAEKQSH
- a CDS encoding hotdog fold thioesterase, whose protein sequence is MAIWKRPASLEQLNQGSLGCMVEHVGIRFTVLHDDGLEATMPVDSRTRQPFGLLHGGASVVLAESLGSMAGYLCTTGEDYVVGLEINANHVRAAREGEVRGVCRALHLGRSHQVWQIDIFDRENRLCCTSRLTTAVMYADDNAFRRR
- the ydiJ gene encoding D-2-hydroxyglutarate dehydrogenase YdiJ — encoded protein: MIPQISQAPGLVQLVLTFLDTLKQQGFTGDTATSYADRLTMSTDNSIYQLLPDAVIFPRSTADVALIARLAGEERFTSLIFTPRGGGTGTNGQSLNQGIVVDMSRYMNRILEINPEQGWVRVEAGVIKDQLNAWLKPYGYFFSPELSTSNRATLGGMINTDASGQGSLVYGKTSDHVLGLRAVLLGGDMLDTRAMPVSLAEQLAQEKTPEGNIYRTVLNRCREQRALIVEKFPKLNRFLTGYDLRHVLSDDLQTFDLTRILCGAEGTLAFITEARLDITPLPKVRRLVNIKYDSFDSALRNAPFMVAAQALSVETVDSKVLNLAREDIVWHSVRELITDVPDQEMLGLNIVEFAGDDEALINGQIDTLCQRLDELMAAREGGVIGWQLCDDLSGIERIYAMRKKAVGLLGNAKGRAKPIPFVEDTAVPPHNLADYIAEFRALLDQHGLDYGMFGHVDAGVLHVRPALDMCDPQQELLMKQISDEVVALTARYGGLLWGEHGKGFRAQYSPAFFGETLYNELRHIKAAFDPANRLNPGKICAPYGVDDPMLQVDAVKRGTFDRQIPLTVRSEWRGAMECNGNGLCFNFDTRSPMCPSMKITRDRIHSPKGRATLTREWLRLLAEKGVDPQQLEQQLPESGVSLRGLIARTRNSWHAKKGEYDFSHEVKEAMSGCLACKACSTQCPIKIDVPGFRSRFLQLYHTRYLRPLSDHLVASVESYAPLMARAPKTFNFFLKQPWLRELSKKHVGMVDLPLLSSPTLKQQLAGHQATTVTLEKLELFSPQQREKTVLVVQDPFTSYYEAQLVADFVRLIEKLGYRPVVLPFSPNGKAQHIKGFLQRFARTAQKTADFLSRVAKLGMPLVGVDPALVLCYRDEYRQTLGESRGEFHVELVHEWLQKALATREVQPTSGEAWYLFGHCTEVTALPSAPKQWETIFARFGARLENVNVGCCGMAGTYGHERKNLENSLGIYELSWHPQLQKLPRQRCLATGYSCRSQVKRIEGNGMRHPLQALLEII
- the sufA gene encoding Fe-S cluster assembly scaffold SufA; this encodes MQSANPASFSPDDFVWKGLTLTDSAAQQIIALAADDPHVKGLKLGVKQSGCAGFGYTMELVKEPASDDLQFIHKGATLFVPLQAMPFIDGTQVDFVREGLNQIFKFNNPKAQHACGCGESFGVE
- the sufB gene encoding Fe-S cluster assembly protein SufB, with translation MSRNTEASDDVQIWEGGRQNYKEGFFTQLQTDELAHGINEEVVRAISAKRNEPEWMLEFRLKAYEAWLQMEEPHWLKANYKSLNYQDYSYYSAPSCGNCDDSCASEPGAMQASGGQAASSYLTQEVENAFNQLGVPVREGREVAVDAIFDSVSVATTYRHKLAEQGIIFCSFGEAIQDHPELVKKYLGTVVPHNDNFFAALNSAVASDGTFVYIPKGVRCPMELSTYFRINAAKTGQFERTILVADEDSYVSYIEGCSAPVRDSYQLHAAVVEVIIHKNAEVKYSTVQNWFPGGESEGGILNFVTKRALCEGENSKMSWTQSETGSAITWKYPSVILRGDNSIGEFFSVALTSGRQQADTGTKMIHIGKNTKSTIISKGISAGKSQNTYRGLVKIMPTATNARNFTQCDSMLIGPDCGAHTFPYVEARNNTAQLEHEATTSRIGEDQLFYCLQRGISEDDAISMIVNGFCKDVFSELPLEFAVEAQKLLAISLEHSVG
- the sufC gene encoding Fe-S cluster assembly ATPase SufC, with protein sequence MLSIKDLQVSIEDKAILRGLDLEVKPGEVHAIMGPNGSGKSTLSATLAGREEYEVTGGSVHFKGKDLLELSPEDRAGEGIFMAFQYPVEIPGVSNQFFLQTAVNAVRKYREQETLDRFDFQDFIEEKIHLLKMPEDLLTRSVNVGFSGGEKKRNDILQMAALEPELCILDETDSGLDIDALKIVANGVNSLRDGKRAFIIVTHYQRILDYIKPDYVHVLYQGKIVKSGDFTLVKQLEEQGYGWLTDQE